One Candida dubliniensis CD36 chromosome 1, complete sequence genomic region harbors:
- a CDS encoding mevalonate kinase, putative (Similar to S. cerevisiae RAR1;~Similar to C. albicans ERG12), with amino-acid sequence MSQLPFIVGAPGKVIIFGEHAAVYGKPAIAAALSLRCYLLVSPSIDSNTIRLQFPDIKLDHSWNIKDLPWEEIKPYLIYDRENKPQIPSELVPEIVDKLSNFLNSFDNKMHYYACFCFLYLLMNLCDSKVPGMNFIVRSTLPIGAGLGSSASTSVCLSSALALMGGWINKPSLHENDKLDTADIPDLEFIDKWSLIGEKCFHGNPSGIDNAVATFGGAVMFQRTSTPEQPSIRTNMRNFPAIKLLLTNTKVPKSTADLVAGVGRLNAEFNSISSSILTAIEHLSQEAYKVMMNPMFGKEETNVLRKLVNINHGLLVALGVSHPALETVKIIGDKHRIGSTKLTGAGGGGCAITLVNDDVEESVIHNAIKEFEENGYESFETSLGGKGVGILFHEDFRDTTKFSESQFCNYVDRAAIEGSLGMANVKEWKFW; translated from the coding sequence ATGTCACAATTGCCATTCATTGTTGGAGCACCAGGTAAAGTAATCATTTTTGGTGAACATGCTGCAGTCTATGGGAAACCGGCTATTGCTGCTGCCTTGAGTTTGAGATGTTATCTTTTGGTTTCTccatcaattgattctaatACTATTAGGTTGCAATTCCCTGATATTAAATTAGATCATTCATGGAATATCAAAGATTTACCATGGGAAGAGATAAAAccatatttgatttatgatAGGGAAAACAAACCACAAATACCTTCAGAATTGGTGCCGGAAATCGTCGACAAGTTGTCCAACTTTTTAAACagttttgataataaaatgcATTACTATGCTtgcttttgttttctttatttgttgatgaatttatGTGATTCAAAAGTACCGGGAATGAATTTTATTGTTAGGTCAACTTTGCCTATTGGTGCAGGGTTAGGGTCATCTGCTTCCACGTCTGTGTGTTTATCATCTGCCTTGGCACTTATGGGTGGTTGGATCAATAAGCCACTGTTGCAcgaaaatgataaattggatACCGCTGATATACCTGATTTGGAGTTTATTGATAAGTGGTCATTGATTGGGGAGAAATGTTTCCATGGTAACCCATCTGGGATCGATAACGCGGTGGCTACTTTTGGAGGAGCTGTGATGTTCCAGCGAACATCGACTCCTGAACAACCGTCGATTCGTACGAATATGAGAAATTTCCCAGCGATAAAACTACTTTTAACCAATACTAAAGTCCCCAAGAGTACTGCCGATTTAGTTGCTGGTGTTGGCAGATTGAATGCAGAATTTAATCTGATCTCGTCTTCGATATTGACAGCTATAGAACACTTGTCGCAAGAAGCTTACAAAGTTATGATGAACCCAATGTTTGgcaaagaagaaacaaacGTTTTGAGAAAGTTGGTGAATATTAATCATGGGTTATTGGTAGCGCTAGGAGTATCACATCCAGCTTTGGAAACAGTAAAGATCATTGGTGATAAACATAGAATTGGATCTACTAAATTGACAGGTGCTGGAGGCGGAGGCTGTGCGATCACTCTAGTCAATGATGATGTAGAAGAATCTGTCATACACAATGCTATCAAAGagtttgaagaaaatggGTATGAGAGTTTCGAAACTTCTTTAGGTGGGAAAGGTGTTGGTATTTTGTTCCATGAAGATTTCAGGGATACCACAAAGTTCTCAGAATCTCAATTTTGCAATTACGTTGATCGTGCCGCTATTGAAGGTTCGTTAGGAATGGCAAATGTGAAAGAATGGAAGTTTTGGTGA
- a CDS encoding nuclear pore protein, putative (Similar to S. cerevisiae NUP188;~Similar to C. albicans NUP188) yields the protein MSLSISPQDKSSSKSSVELPLKPIQPTQYWTFDNALSLLRNCQDPYLADALDEFLLSSKEILLNSSPFTSNNDKQVLNSQTKDISLRGILYTNISAQDTSDGKLLSNLLNIDVLETIRVICQTNKKIPCKAVPPQSEAVKSKLLDEKYYENKRLQLYTSKILRERRIILKIVVELLNNKSNSYASSTIQNLGKEIFLSKQYLVSLIESISKASQSLMKRQYITGINKEIDDTIHNETVLFCIEACKVLIELSVQNTNVDVQAVRQWFKLMRDTNYSVALGPYVSYHEAFSILQGLFTVLTIQYLDLNNSFDSVHESSSVSYMTDVQAFKYVNDTIANTANNNSVVLYSWSIILLRKFYFLQEYAELPNSQKFLNQFSLSHLEHTINLVNQKCENLDVFSNLKKLNELLKFDKLYSAILSSLIIASLPLITLTSEVTSCILSVISNCPNSVIESFFDNSATQNAIIIARTKFPLILSPYIQVASINGNFALHEFNDLKSYIQVFKKEEFNNMYQIDDQNTELVKTTKFIDVYPPFEANKKLSMVLSLGTKAKILPSANPDEVLVTFLYNYNGWAFLGRVLQNVSKIFNNSDSETMELVINILNLLNNVVIDNGVDDSKMVLEAMSAYTDDSDILEVILRLLEQGLHLRNVKLLVSVVNLLTNLMPFLSYRIWPYLSKSALLAQNGKEGLAAVIFGSIEMVNGDYDFTVSLIKLVESLTQNCLSLDQDYPEKSKSVIMFRFAGHLVDLFETFMYCRYNQQSQKLEIGVLLLDTFSTILASVYGVDEGVPASTKVTKVFADAATRILDSFLVSDDDSPRAARSIITMIENLSQDLDLYELTDSSSFWHDNWIHCALSFSRLIITIRTSEHLKPSAFEKSLFTKTPDLVLSYSRFESVRKDILDLLTALTSGDWPDKTAPSLLSHLGSENAQVLLHSLAADLDNSFDDYKMKISLYDFICAVMEGKQEGLAVLFITGRDVFGDYTSKDDTETTNKLSLLQILKKNIRDMRYYPNSVSIHLVDAIALACNSWTTAKESEHDDEFIQTLIGRVKLQILDPPDSSESFISRCYELKLVSKIAEILALYLFTAKNDSTRNKIISFVNSDEFNDLAKTKFTITNYQSSLDTNLKISFENAFPKFKLSQFTSGLTKRNRFGITSVYNLALMDSLFKNESDWQQIREQVIASSINLQYLNSQLAGAKSFGALITSFCRKYEPPLHSRVLDFINYLLKVNTNEGVPTESFQSIYDERVELAFYLIYTYFSRTKSSNVDEKKIFEIVKNASTLLSSSSMNFFTNLAQSHGCYKPLLKLIYCALKMIKDASTVLTEYFSLFRDLFNAIVIKGTQVLLIEIQNDVYLARTRKNFKSPKMNDRIDDLMIILSILKVFVGVQFGSILHEEIALSIKENGTINSLLNLYSFAHSIEVNDEFIFARLSLMYLLELMSVNIIAEKVIASGLFLVLLESPISRPIRAGGVSISHGIHYHRLWTNGILPIIITSLFKLGASVVPEVCVVLQLFGKQTQYCIESWSRDSSSSKVSTALVAETSQILLIYDLLKSMNVNEYLKSIENVAIDDAIDMRIFPGLESETKREDFVDCIENLLKHPKFLSSRIIPSSVEEQQIIERGGKAFEQFVHGLIDEIRDFKDYFS from the coding sequence ATGTCTTTATCAATATCTCCACAGGACAAATCATCTAGTAAAAGCAGTGTTGAATTGCCCTTGAAACCAATACAACCAACACAGTATTGGACGTTTGACAATGCATTGTCATTATTAAGAAATTGTCAAGACCCCTATTTGGCGGATGCATTGGAtgaatttttgttgtcCAGTAAAGAAATCCTATTGAATTCGTCCCCATTTACATCAAATAATGACAAACAGGTCCTAAACCTGCAAACCAAGGACATCTCATTGAGAGGTATCTTGTACACAAATATATCCGCACAAGATACAAGTGATGGGAAACTTTTATCCAATCTATTGAATATAGATGTTTTGGAAACGATTCGAGTAATATGTCAGACTAACAAGAAAATTCCCTGCAAAGCTGTTCCTCCACAATCGGAAGCGGTAAAGAGTAAATTActtgatgaaaaatattaCGAAAACAAGCGATTACAATTGTATACCTCCAAGATATTAAGAGAGAGAAGaataattttgaagatCGTTGTTGAATTgctaaacaacaaaagtaACTCATATGCATCATCTACTATTCAGAACTTGGGTAAAGAGATATTTTTGTCGAAGCAGTACCTTGTATCATTGATTGAATCCATCAGCAAAGCATCACAAAGTTTAATGAAGAGACAGTATATTACAGGAATcaacaaagaaattgatgacaCTATCCATAATGAGActgttttattttgtatCGAAGCATGTAAGGtgttaattgaattatctGTTCAAAATACAAATGTTGATGTCCAAGCGGTTCGCCAGTGGTTCAAGTTGATGAGAGATACCAACTATTCTGTTGCCTTGGGACCATATGTGTCATATCACGAGGCATTTTCAATACTTCAGGGGTTGTTTACAGTTTTAACTATTCAGTATTTGGACTTGAATAACAGTTTTGATTCTGTACATGAGAGCCTGTCTGTTTCATATATGACCGATGTACAAGCCTTTAAGTACGTGAATGATACCATTGCCAACACAGCAAACAATAATTCTGTTGTATTATACAGTTGGTCcattattttgttgagaAAATTCTATTTCTTGCAGGAATACGCCGAATTACCCAACTCACAGAAGTTCTTAAACCAATTCAGTTTGTCACATTTGGAACATACAATAAACTTGGTTAATCAGAAATGTGAAAATTTGGATGTATTTTCAAACTTAAAAAAGTTAAACGAGTTATTAAAGTTTGACAAACTTTACTCAGCAATATTATCTTCTTTGATCATTGCTTCATTGCCCTTGATCACCCTCACTTCAGAAGTTACTAGTTGTATTTTGAGTGTTATTAGTAACTGCCCTAATAGTGttattgaatcatttttcGATAACAGTGCCACCCAGAATGCTATAATTATTGCAAGGACAAAATTCCCCTTGATTTTGAGTCCATATATTCAAGTAGCTTCTATCAACGGGAACTTTGCATTGCATGAGTTTAATGACTTGAAGTCCTATATTCAAGTATTCAAGAAAGAGGAATTCAACAATATGTACCAGATAGATGACCAAAATACAGAATTAGTCAAAACTACCAAGTTCATTGACGTATATCCACCTTTTGAAGCAAATAAGAAGTTGTCAATGGTTTTGAGTCTAGGAACAAAAGCAAAGATTTTACCTTCGGCAAACCCAGATGAAGTATTGGTCACATTTCTTTACAATTACAATGGTTGGGCATTTTTGGGAAGAGTTTTGCAGAATGTATctaaaattttcaataattcagACTCCGAAACAATGGAATTGGTCATAAACATactaaatttattgaacaaCGTGGTTATTGATAATGGTGTTGATGATTCCAAAATGGTTTTAGAGGCAATGTCTGCTTATACAGACGATTCTGATATTTTGGAGGTGATTTTAAGGCTTTTGGAGCAAGGGTTACATTTAAGAAACGTAAAGCTTTTGGTATCAGTTGTGAATTTATTGACAAACTTGATGCCATTCCTTTCCTACAGAATTTGGCCTTACTTGTCCAAATCTGCTTTGCTTGCTCAAAATGGCAAAGAAGGGTTGGCTGCTGTAATATTTGGATCCATAGAAATGGTGAATGGCGATTATGATTTTACAgtttcattaataaaactTGTTGAGCTGTTGACTCAAAATTGCTTATCTTTGGACCAAGATTATCCagaaaaatccaaatccGTGATTATGTTTAGATTTGCTGGTCATTTGGTAGACTTGTTTGAGACATTTATGTATTGTCGGTATAACCAACAGAGTCagaaattagaaattggAGTTTTGTTGTTAGATACGTTTTCTACAATTTTGGCAAGTGTCTACGGTGTTGATGAAGGAGTCCCCGCCAGTACCAAGGTGACAAAAGTATTTGCAGACGCTGCTACTCGTATTTTAGATTCATTTTTAGTATCTGATGACGATAGTCCAAGGGCAGCAAGACTGATTATTACAATGATTGAGAATTTGTCACAAGACTTGGACTTATACGAATTGACCGATTCATCGTCATTCTGGCATGATAACTGGATTCATTGTGCGTTATCATTTTCCAGATTGATCATTACTATCAGAACTTCAGAGCATTTGAAGCCACTGgcttttgaaaaaagcTTGTTTACTAAAACTCCAGATTTGGTGTTGTCATATTCCCGGTTTGAATCAGTACGGAAAGATATATTGGATTTGTTGACTGCCTTGACCAGTGGAGATTGGCCAGACAAAACAGCTCCATCTTTGCTTTCTCACTTGGGGAGTGAGAATGCTCAAGTATTGTTGCATTCATTGGCAGCAGATTTAGATAACTCGTttgatgattataaaatgaaaatttcattatatgACTTTATTTGTGCTGTTATGGAAGGCAAACAAGAAGGTTTAGCCGTCTTATTTATAACTGGAAGAGATGTCTTTGGCGATTACACAAGTAAGGATGACACCGAAACCACCAACAAATTGTCATTATTAcaaatattaaagaaaaacatAAGAGATATGAGGTACTATCCAAATTCTGTTAGCATTCATTTGGTAGATGCTATAGCTTTAGCATGCAATTCTTGGACTACTGCCAAAGAAAGTGAACACgatgatgaatttattcaaacatTAATTGGTCGTGTTAAATTACAAATTCTAGATCCACCTGACTCCTCTGAAAGTTTTATAAGTAGATGCTAcgaattgaaattggttTCCAAGATTGCTGAAATTTTGGCCCTTTATCTTTTCACTGCCAAAAATGACAGCACTAGAAACAAGATTATAAGTTTTGTTAATTCTGATGAATTCAACGACTTGGCAAAAACTAAATTCACAATAACCAACTACCAGTCATCATTAGACAcgaatttgaaaatttcttttgagAATGCATTTCCAAAATTCAAACTATCACAGTTTACGAGCGGATTGACAAAAAGGAATCGTTTTGGAATTACATCAGTCTACAATTTAGCTTTGATGGACTCTCTTTTCAAGAATGAACTGGATTGGCAGCAAATTAGAGAACAAGTCATTGCATCGAGTATTAATTTACAGTATTTAAATTCACAGCTAGCAGGTGCCAAATCATTTGGAGCTTTAATTACAAGTTTTTGCAGAAAATATGAGCCCCCATTGCATTCAAGAGTTTTagatttcattaattatttgCTAAAAGTTAATACTAACGAGGGCGTGCCTACAGAGAGTttccaatcaatttatGACGAAAGAGTGGAATTGGCATtctatttgatttatacTTATTTTTCGAGAACTAAATCACTGAATGTtgatgaaaagaaaatatttgaaattgtgaAGAATGCTTCTACTTTGTTGTCATCAAGTAGTATGAATTTTTTTACCAACTTGGCTCAATCTCATGGGTGCTACAAGCCATTGTTAAAACTCATCTACTGCGCATTAAAAATGATTAAAGATGCTTCTACGGTGTTGACAGAGTACTTCAGTTTATTCCGTGACTTATTCAATGCAATTGTTATCAAGGGTACTCAGGTTTTGCTAATTGAAATTCAGAATGATGTATACCTTGCGCGTACTCGAAAGAATTTCAAGTCACCTAAAATGAATGATcgaattgatgatttaatgataattttgtCTATATTAAAAGTTTTTGTCGGTGTACAATTTGGATCAATCTTGCACGAGGAAATTGCATTATCGATCAAGGAAAATGGAACGATTAACTCGTTATTGAACCTTTACTCCTTTGCCCACTCTATTGAAGTGaatgatgaatttataTTTGCTAGATTGAGTTTAATGTATCTTTTGGAATTGATGTCTGTTAACATTATTGCTGAAAAGGTTATTGCTTCAGGGTTATTTCTTGTGTTGTTAGAAAGCCCCATATCACGTCCTATTAGAGCTGGAGGTGTATCAATTAGCCACGGTATACATTACCATAGATTGTGGACAAATGGAATTTTGCCTATAATTATAACCAGTTTATTTAAATTGGGAGCATCGGTTGTTCCAGAAGTATGTGTTGTGTTGCAATTATTTGGAAAACAAACTCAATATTGTATAGAAAGTTGGTCAAGGGATTCTTCAAGCAGTAAAGTCTCAACTGCTTTAGTGGCGGAGACTAGTCagattttattgatttatgatttattgaaatctATGAATGTTAATGAATACTTGAAAAGCATTGAAAATGTTGCGATAGATGATGCCATTGACATGAGAATTTTCCCAGGATTGGAATCAGAAACCAAAAGAGaagattttgttgattgtaTTGAGAATTTACTAAAACACCCAAAATTTTTAAGTTCAAGAATTATTCCAAGTTCCGTTGAAGAACAgcaaattattgaaaggGGAGGTAAAGCCTTTGAACAGTTTGTACATGGTTTAATTGATGAGATAAGAGACTTCAAGGATTATTTCAGTTAG
- a CDS encoding microtubule-associated protein, putative (Similar to S. cerevisiae YTM1;~Similar to C. albicans YTM1): protein MSSAEDNKNQIKIKFITNEEDESLQVADTPLYVPVTLKRFGLSEVVNHLLGNFKGEDETKAPIPFDFLIDGVLLRTSIEDYLTKNGLSNEAFLTLEYTRAILPPSFLASFNNDDWISSIDSINPTSKIVTSSQLSISQPKILSGSYDGIVRTYNMSGKVEKQYVGHSAPVKAVKWISPTRIVSAGNDRQVRLWKTSYEEIIDEDDEEEVEDGKTLALLEGHKAPVVDLAVDTETHRILSAGYDHTIGVWSTNYKEMTSIQPLEYDSNVISSSSKKRRKMAVQDATIRRRAPLSLLQGHSEPVEGVIFDANDSTVGYSVSQDHTIKTWDLVTSRCVDTRTTGYSLLSVLQLPQVNLIASGSSARHINLHDPRVTTTSNQTINKLMGHTNFVVGLTASPHNQNMFASSSHDGTVKVWDIRAEKSLYTITRQDGSTNSKIFDVCWDDRIGIISGGEDKKIQINKGSDISK from the coding sequence ATGTCATCAGCAGAGGACAATAAAAACcaaataaagataaagttCATCACGAATGAGGAAGATGAATCATTACAAGTTGCTGATACTCCTCTTTATGTGCCTGTCACTCTTAAGAGATTTGGGTTATCAGAAGTGGTAAATCATCTCTTGGGAAATTTCAAGGGTGAAGATGAAACCAAAGCACCTATTCCATTTGATTTCCTTATCGACGGTGTGTTATTGCGTActtcaattgaagattaTTTGACGAAAAATGGGTTATCTAATGAAGCTTTTCTTACATTAGAATACACCAGAGCAATTTTACCACCCTCATTTTTGGCctcttttaataatgatgattggATATCTTCTATAGATTCAATTAACCCTACCAGCAAAATAGTCACATCCTCCCAATTATCTATATCGCAACCTAAAATTTTGTCTGGGTCATACGATGGTATTGTTCGTACTTACAACATGTCAggaaaagttgaaaaacaaTACGTTGGTCATTCTGCACCCGTTAAAGCTGTAAAATGGATATCACCAACAAGAATCGTTTCTGCGGGTAACGATAGACAAGTTAGATTATGGAAGACTTCATATGAAGAGATAATAGACGAAGACGACGAAGAAGAGGTTGAAGACGGTAAAACTTTGGCACTCTTGGAGGGCCATAAGGCACCGGTTGTGGATTTAGCTGTGGATACAGAAACTCATAGAATTTTATCTGCGGGGTATGATCATACTATTGGGGTCTGGTCAACAAACTATAAAGAAATGACATCAATTCAACCCTTAGAGTATGATTCTAATGTTATTTCTTCGTCCTctaagaaaagaagaaaaatggCTGTTCAAGATGCTACAATTAGACGTCGTGCTCCATTATCGTTGTTGCAAGGTCATCTGGAACCTGTGGAAGGAGTAATATTTGATGCCAATGATTCTACAGTGGGGTACTCTGTTTCTCAAGATCATACAATCAAAACTTGGGATTTGGTCACTTCAAGATGTGTTGACACCAGAACCACTGGTTATTCATTACTATCAGTTTTGCAATTGCCACAAGTTAACCTCATTGCTAGTGGTTCTTCGGCCCGTCATATAAATTTGCATGATCCAAGAGTAACAACTACCAGTAATCAAACAATTAACAAATTAATGGGACATACAAACTTTGTAGTAGGCTTAACTGCTTCTCCtcataatcaaaatatgTTTGCTTCATCCTCACATGATGGTACTGTCAAAGTTTGGGATATTAGAGCAGAAAAATCTTTGTATACAATAACAAGACAGGACGGGTCGACCAATTCtaaaatatttgatgttTGCTGGGATGATCGTATTGGTATCATAAGTGGAGGTGAAGACAAAAAgattcaaatcaacaaagGATCCGATATATCTAAATAG
- a CDS encoding GMP synthetase, putative (Similar to C. albicans GUA1;~Similar to S. cerevisiae GUA1), giving the protein MSANIDDVPVEVSKVFDTILVLDFGSQYSHLITRRLREFNVYAEMLPCTQKIAELSWKPKGIILSGGPYSVYAEDAPHVDHDIFKLGVPILGICYGMQELAWINGKGVARGDKREYGPATLNVEDPECALFNGVDHSQVWMSHGDKLHALPTGFKVVATSDNSPFCGISNESEHIYGIQFHPEVTHTVQGKKLLKNFAVDICQAKTNWSMENFIDTEIARIKKLVGPTAEVIGAVSGGVDSTVGAKIMKEAIGDRFHAIYVDNGVMRKNETESVKKTLDEGLGINLTVVDAGDLFLGRLKGVTDPEKKRKIIGNTFIHVFEEEAAKIKPRDGSEIEYLLQGTLYPDVIESISFKGPSQTIKTHHNVGGLLEDMKLKLIEPLRELFKDEVRHLGELLGVPEDLVWRHPFPGPGLAIRVLGEVTKEQVKIAREADAIFIEEIKKAGLYRQISQAFAALLPVKSVGVMGDQRTYEQVIALRAIETLDFMTADWFIFEAAFLKKVASRIVNEVDGVARVTYDITSKPPATVEWE; this is encoded by the coding sequence ATGAGTGCTAATATTGACGATGTTCCTGTTGAAGTTTCCAAAGTATTCGATACCATCTTGGTATTGGATTTTGGTTCTCAATACTCCCATTTAATTACTCGTCGTTTGAGAGAATTCAATGTTTACGCTGAAATGTTGCCATGTACTCAAAAGATTGCTGAATTGTCTTGGAAACCAAAGGGTATCATTTTATCTGGTGGTCCATACTCAGTCTACGCTGAAGATGCCCCTCATGTTGATCATgacattttcaaattgggTGTTCCAATTTTGGGTATCTGTTATGGTATGCAAGAATTGGCTTGGATTAATGGTAAAGGTGTTGCCAGAGGCGACAAAAGAGAATATGGCCCGGCTACTTTGAATGTTGAAGATCCTGAATGTGCTTTGTTCAACGGAGTTGATCACTCTCAAGTTTGGATGTCACACGGTGACAAATTGCATGCCTTGCCAACCGGTTTTAAAGTTGTTGCTACTTCAGACAACTCACCATTCTGTGGTATCTCCAATGAAAGTGAACACATTTACGGTATTCAATTCCACCCAGAAGTTACACACACTGTTCAAGGtaagaaattgttgaagaacTTTGCTGTAGACATCTGTCAAGCCAAAACCAACTGGAGCATGGAAAACTTTATTGACACTGAGATTGCTAGAATTAAGAAATTAGTTGGACCAACTGCTGAAGTTATTGGTGCTGTTTCTGGTGGTGTTGATTCTACTGTTGGTGCAAAAATTATGAAAGAAGCCATCGGTGATCGTTTCCATGCCATTTACGTTGACAATGGTGTTATgagaaaaaatgaaacagaAAGTGTCAAGAAAACTCTTGATGAAGGTTTAGGTATCAATTTAACCGTGGTTGATGCTGGCGATTTATTCTTGGGTAGATTGAAAGGTGTCACGGACCCagaaaagaagagaaaaataaTTGGTAATACATTTATCCATGTCTTCGAGGAAGAGGCTGCTAAAATTAAACCACGTGACGGTTCCGAAATTGAGTATCTTTTACAAGGTACTTTGTATCCCGATGTCATTGAATCGATCTCATTCAAAGGCCCATCTCAAACAATCAAGACTCACCACAATGTCGGTGGTTTATTAGAAgatatgaaattgaaattaatcgAACCATTGAGAGAATTGTTCAAAGATGAGGTTCGTCATTTAGGTGAATTATTGGGTGTCCCAGAAGATTTGGTCTGGAGACATCCTTTCCCAGGTCCAGGATTGGCCATCAGAGTTTTGGGGGAAGTTACCAAGGAACAAGTTAAAATTGCTCGTGAAGCCGATGCCATCTTTATTGAGGAAATCAAAAAAGCTGGATTGTACAGACAAATCTCGCAAGCTTTTGCTGCTTTGTTACCAGTCAAATCAGTTGGTGTTATGGGTGATCAAAGAACTTATGAACAAGTCATTGCATTGAGAGCAATCGAAACCCTTGACTTTATGACTGCTgattggtttatttttgaagCTGcctttttgaaaaaagttGCTTCCAGAATTGTCAATGAGGTTGATGGTGTTGCTCGTGTCACTTATGATATCACCTCCAAACCCCCTGCTACAGTCGAATGGGAATAG
- a CDS encoding inorganic pyrophosphatase, mitochondrial precursor, putative (Similar to S. cerevisiae IPP2;~Similar to C. albicans PPA2): MSYFFKLMKNQTSTKSSALARLSLTAQHLHLSRCSSTSTTPDIIPINQGTKYTADYANYATTPNGKIVSYFHDIALNLNKDTREANMVVEIPRWTNAKFEINTKTAGNPIVQDIKNGKVRFVKNLFPHHGYIHNYGAFPQTWEDPTTKHHGLFGDNDPLDVCEIGSKILSTGDVKRVKVLGSIALIDDGELDWKVIVINVNDPLFKNVNDIDDLDEKCPGLLDTTRQWFRDYKLADGKPQNDFAFNGEYKNASETIEIIEQCHKSWQQLINGETKTDKTPNITNTTVKSSPGFTDTISVSLNNPSRANAAIPVDVEANYFIKTS, encoded by the coding sequence ATGtcatattttttcaaactaATGAAGAATCAAACCAGTACCAAGTCTTCTGCATTGGCAAGATTATCATTGACAGCACAACATTTGCACTTGTCTAGATGTTCATCAACATCTACTACCCCAGATATCATTCCAATAAATCAAGGCACCAAATATACTGCTGATTATGCCAATTATGCTACCACCCCTAACGGAAAAATAGTGTCGTATTTCCACGATATTGCATTGAATCTCAACAAGGACACCAGAGAAGCAAATATGGTTGTAGAAATACCTCGTTGGACCAATGCAAagtttgaaattaatacTAAAACTGCCGGTAATCCTATAGTTCAAGATATCAAAAATGGAAAAGTTCGTTTCGTGAAAAACTTGTTTCCTCATCATGGGTATATTCACAATTATGGTGCTTTCCCTCAAACATGGGAAGACCCAACCACAAAGCATCATGGTCTTTTTGGTGATAATGATCCTTTGGATGTTTGTGAAATCGGGTccaaaattttatcaactgGTGATGTCAAAAGAGTTAAAGTGTTGGGCTCAATTGCTTTAATAGATGATGGTGAATTGGACTGGAAAGTGATTGTAATAAATGTAAACGATCCATTGTTTAAAAACGTCAACGATATAGATGATTTGGATGAAAAATGTCCAGGATTATTAGATACTACTAGACAATGGTTTCGAGACTACAAATTAGCGGATGGCAAACCACAAAATGATTTTGCATTTAATGGAGAATATAAGAATGCAAGTGAAACAATCGAGATAATTGAACAATGCCATAAGAGTTGGCAACAACTAATCAATGGAGAAACCAAAACTGATAAAACCCCAAATATCACCAACACAACGGTTAAGAGTCTGCCAGGATTTACTGATACTATTTCAGTACTGTTGAATAATCCATCAAGAGCAAATGCTGCTATTCCAGTTGATGTTGAAGCtaattattttatcaaGACAAGTTGA